A stretch of Rhizobium sp. TH2 DNA encodes these proteins:
- a CDS encoding HutD family protein — protein MRVLRASDYKVMPWKNGGGETTEIAVSPDGAGLADFDWRVSMAKVAGDGPFSTFPGIDRTLAILESAGIVLSVEGAEPKPLTLETAPHAFPADAATSAALIGGAVLDFNVMSRRGKIDHRVERLANEKVSPAGSTRLLLCSRGTLDITVEAKTERLGKRDAALLDETENALLTPGPDSQFYLVEFRAA, from the coding sequence ATGAGGGTCCTTCGCGCCAGCGATTACAAGGTCATGCCGTGGAAGAACGGCGGCGGCGAGACGACGGAAATCGCGGTCTCGCCCGATGGCGCCGGACTTGCGGATTTCGACTGGCGTGTCTCGATGGCCAAGGTCGCGGGCGACGGGCCCTTCTCGACCTTTCCAGGCATTGACCGGACGCTGGCGATCCTCGAAAGCGCTGGCATCGTGCTCTCTGTCGAGGGGGCGGAGCCGAAGCCATTGACGCTTGAGACTGCGCCGCACGCCTTCCCGGCGGATGCTGCCACGTCGGCCGCGCTGATCGGCGGCGCCGTCCTCGACTTCAATGTGATGAGCCGGCGGGGAAAGATCGATCACCGTGTCGAAAGGCTGGCGAACGAAAAGGTATCCCCAGCGGGCTCGACGCGCCTGCTCCTTTGCAGCCGGGGCACCCTTGATATCACGGTTGAAGCGAAGACGGAGCGTCTTGGTAAGCGTGACGCCGCCCTGCTGGACGAGACCGAAAATGCCTTGTTAACGCCCGGCCCGGATTCCCAGTTCTATCTGGTGGAATTCCGCGCTGCCTGA
- the hutU gene encoding urocanate hydratase, whose amino-acid sequence MNNPRHNIRDVRAPRGNTLNAKSWMTEAPLRMLMNNLDAEVAENPHELVVYGGIGRAARTWEDFDRIVASLKDLEENETLLVQSGKPVGIFRTHKDAPRVLIANSNLVPHWATWDHFNELDKKGLAMYGQMTAGSWIYIGTQGIVQGTYETFVEAGRQHYNGNLTGKWILTGGLGGMGGAQPLAAVMAGACCLAIECNPDSIDFRLRTRYVDEKAETLDEALAMIDKWTKAGEAKSVGLLGNAAEILPEMVKRGIRPDMVTDQTSAHDPINGYLPAGWTMGEWKAKRESDPKAVERAARASMKVHVQAMLDFWNAGIPTLDYGNNIRQVAKDEGLENAFDFPGFVPAYIRPLFCRGVGPFRWAALSGNPEDIYKTDAKVKELTPGNTHLHNWLDMARERISFQGLPARICWVGLGDRHRLGLAFNEMVRNGELSAPIVIGRDHLDSGSVASPNRETEAMKDGSDAVSDWPLLNALLNTASGATWVSLHHGGGVGMGFSQHSGMVICVDGTDDAAERIGRVLWNDPATGVMRHADAGYDIAIDCAKEKGLRLPGILGN is encoded by the coding sequence ATGAACAATCCCCGCCACAATATCCGCGATGTCCGCGCCCCTCGCGGCAACACGCTCAACGCCAAGAGCTGGATGACCGAAGCGCCGCTCCGGATGCTGATGAACAATCTCGATGCCGAGGTTGCCGAGAACCCGCATGAGCTGGTCGTCTATGGCGGCATCGGCCGCGCCGCCCGCACCTGGGAGGATTTCGACCGCATCGTCGCCTCGCTGAAGGACCTCGAGGAGAACGAGACGCTGCTGGTGCAATCCGGCAAGCCGGTCGGCATCTTCCGCACCCACAAGGATGCGCCACGCGTGCTGATCGCCAATTCCAACCTCGTGCCGCATTGGGCGACCTGGGATCATTTCAACGAACTCGACAAGAAGGGCCTTGCGATGTACGGCCAGATGACGGCGGGTTCATGGATCTATATCGGCACCCAGGGCATCGTGCAGGGCACCTACGAGACCTTTGTTGAGGCCGGCCGCCAGCATTACAACGGCAATCTCACCGGCAAATGGATCCTCACCGGCGGCCTCGGCGGCATGGGCGGCGCACAGCCGCTTGCAGCGGTCATGGCCGGCGCCTGCTGCCTGGCGATCGAGTGCAATCCGGATTCGATCGATTTCCGCCTGCGCACCCGCTATGTCGATGAGAAGGCCGAGACGCTCGACGAGGCGCTCGCCATGATCGACAAATGGACCAAGGCCGGCGAAGCCAAGTCGGTCGGCCTGCTCGGCAACGCCGCCGAAATCCTGCCTGAAATGGTCAAGCGCGGCATCCGCCCCGACATGGTCACCGACCAGACCTCGGCGCATGATCCGATCAACGGTTACCTTCCCGCCGGTTGGACTATGGGCGAGTGGAAAGCCAAGCGTGAAAGCGACCCGAAGGCTGTCGAGAGGGCCGCCCGCGCCTCGATGAAAGTCCATGTGCAGGCGATGCTGGATTTCTGGAATGCCGGCATTCCGACACTCGACTACGGCAACAACATCCGCCAGGTCGCCAAGGATGAGGGCCTGGAAAACGCCTTCGATTTCCCCGGCTTCGTGCCGGCCTATATCCGCCCGCTGTTCTGCCGCGGTGTCGGCCCGTTCCGCTGGGCTGCCCTTTCCGGCAATCCTGAGGACATCTACAAGACCGACGCGAAAGTGAAGGAATTGACGCCCGGCAATACTCACCTGCACAATTGGCTCGACATGGCGCGCGAGCGCATCTCGTTTCAGGGCCTTCCGGCGCGCATCTGCTGGGTCGGTCTTGGCGATCGTCATCGCCTAGGTCTGGCCTTCAATGAGATGGTCAGGAACGGTGAACTCTCCGCCCCGATCGTCATCGGCCGCGACCATCTGGATTCCGGCTCCGTCGCCTCGCCCAACCGCGAGACGGAAGCGATGAAGGATGGTTCGGACGCCGTCTCCGACTGGCCCCTGCTCAACGCGCTGCTCAACACCGCCTCCGGCGCGACCTGGGTGTCGCTGCACCACGGCGGCGGCGTCGGCATGGGCTTCTCGCAGCATTCCGGCATGGTCATCTGCGTCGATGGCACCGACGATGCCGCCGAGCGCATCGGCCGCGTGCTGTGGAACGACCCGGCAACGGGCGTCATGCGCCACGCCGATGCCGGCTACGACATCGCCATCGATTGCGCCAAGGAAAAGGGCCTGCGCCTGCCCGGCATTCTCGGCAATTAA
- the hutH gene encoding histidine ammonia-lyase has translation MTITLHPGSVTLAELQAIYWNGENAKLDPSFDAAIKKSAARIAEIASGTEPVYGVNTGFGKLASIKIAAEDTATLQRNLILSHCCGLGEPLAPEIVRLIMALKLISLGRGASGVRIELVRLIEGMLEKGVVPMIPEKGSVGASGDLAPLAHMAAVMIGEGEAFLNGWRLPGAEALKKAGLTPVELSAKEGLALINGTQVSTALALAGLFRAHRASQSALITGALSTDAAMGSSAPFHPDIHTLRGHKGQIDSASALRALLEGSVIRESHITGDERVQDPYCIRCQPQVDGACLDILRQAARTLEIEANAVTDNPLVLADNSVVSGGNFHAEPVAFAADQIALAVCEIGAIAQRRIALLVDPALSYGLPAFLAKKPGLNSGLMIAEVTSAALMSENKQMSHPASVDSTPTSANQEDHVSMACHGARRLLQMTTNLFGIIGIEALTAGQGIDFRAPLITSPELIKAVAALRKVVATLEVDRYMANDLAAAAELIASNALNESVSPGILPALAD, from the coding sequence ATGACCATCACGCTCCACCCCGGCTCCGTCACGCTGGCCGAACTCCAGGCGATTTATTGGAACGGCGAAAACGCCAAACTCGACCCCTCGTTCGACGCGGCGATCAAGAAATCCGCCGCCCGCATCGCCGAGATCGCCAGCGGCACCGAGCCGGTTTATGGCGTCAACACCGGCTTCGGCAAGCTGGCTTCGATCAAGATCGCCGCCGAGGATACGGCCACTCTGCAACGCAATCTCATCCTGTCGCATTGCTGTGGCCTGGGTGAACCGCTGGCGCCAGAAATTGTCCGCCTGATCATGGCGCTGAAGCTCATCTCGCTTGGCCGCGGCGCATCCGGCGTCCGCATCGAACTGGTGCGGTTGATCGAAGGCATGCTGGAAAAGGGCGTCGTACCGATGATCCCGGAAAAGGGTTCCGTCGGCGCATCCGGCGACCTCGCGCCGCTGGCCCATATGGCCGCCGTGATGATCGGTGAAGGCGAAGCCTTTCTGAACGGCTGGCGCCTGCCGGGCGCCGAGGCGCTGAAAAAGGCCGGCCTGACGCCGGTCGAACTCTCCGCCAAGGAAGGTCTTGCCCTCATCAACGGCACCCAGGTCTCGACCGCCCTCGCCCTTGCTGGTCTCTTCCGCGCCCACCGCGCCTCGCAATCGGCACTGATCACCGGCGCGCTTTCGACCGATGCCGCCATGGGCTCGTCGGCACCGTTCCATCCGGATATTCACACCTTGCGCGGCCACAAGGGCCAGATCGATTCCGCGTCCGCCCTCCGCGCCCTGCTCGAAGGCTCGGTGATCCGCGAAAGCCACATCACTGGTGACGAGCGTGTGCAAGACCCCTATTGCATCCGCTGCCAACCGCAGGTCGATGGCGCCTGTCTCGATATCCTGCGCCAGGCCGCCCGCACGCTTGAAATCGAAGCCAATGCCGTCACCGACAATCCGCTGGTGCTGGCTGATAACTCCGTCGTTTCAGGCGGCAATTTCCACGCCGAGCCGGTGGCCTTCGCCGCCGACCAGATCGCGCTCGCCGTCTGCGAGATCGGTGCAATCGCCCAGCGCCGCATCGCGCTGCTGGTCGATCCCGCCCTCTCCTACGGCCTGCCGGCATTTCTCGCCAAGAAGCCGGGGCTGAATTCCGGCCTGATGATCGCTGAAGTCACCTCCGCCGCATTGATGAGCGAGAACAAGCAGATGTCGCATCCGGCATCCGTCGATTCCACGCCGACCTCGGCCAACCAGGAAGACCATGTTTCCATGGCCTGCCACGGCGCGCGCCGCCTGTTGCAGATGACCACCAACCTCTTCGGCATTATCGGCATCGAAGCGCTGACCGCCGGCCAGGGTATAGACTTCCGCGCGCCGCTCATCACCAGCCCGGAATTGATCAAGGCCGTCGCCGCACTCCGCAAGGTCGTCGCGACACTCGAGGTTGACCGCTACATGGCCAATGATCTGGCCGCCGCCGCCGAGCTCATCGCATCCAACGCGCTCAATGAATCCGTTTCGCCGGGCATCCTGCCCGCACTCGCCGATTAA
- the hutC gene encoding histidine utilization repressor, with translation MTPVSALARNDSTPSLHQRILSDIEGRILSGEWPPGYRIPFEMELATIYDCSRMTVNKALSQLAKSGLIERRKKSGSFVTQPHAQSAVLEIRDIKAEVQSLGLGYDYELLRRDQRRATGEERERLDLRAGSLVLALRCRHFSGKTPFTFEERLINLSAVPEAAKESFDRNAPGPWLLDKVPWSAAEHRILAIGADAKIAEVLHVAEGTACLQIERRTRMNGAYVTLVKLTYPGQAYELVANFAPSQS, from the coding sequence ATGACGCCCGTATCAGCACTTGCCCGCAATGATTCCACGCCTTCGCTGCACCAGCGGATCCTCAGCGATATCGAGGGGCGGATCCTGTCGGGCGAATGGCCGCCCGGCTATCGCATCCCTTTCGAAATGGAATTGGCGACGATTTACGATTGCTCGCGGATGACGGTGAACAAAGCGCTATCGCAGCTCGCCAAGAGCGGGCTGATCGAGCGGCGCAAGAAGTCCGGCAGCTTCGTCACCCAGCCGCATGCGCAATCTGCCGTGCTCGAAATCCGCGATATCAAGGCGGAGGTCCAGTCTCTCGGCCTCGGCTATGACTACGAACTGCTTCGCCGCGACCAGCGCCGCGCCACAGGCGAGGAGCGTGAAAGGCTCGATCTCAGGGCCGGCTCGCTGGTGCTGGCGCTGCGATGCCGGCACTTCTCGGGGAAGACGCCCTTCACCTTCGAGGAGCGCCTGATCAATCTTTCGGCCGTGCCGGAGGCCGCCAAGGAGAGTTTCGACAGAAATGCGCCAGGGCCGTGGCTGCTCGACAAGGTGCCGTGGAGTGCGGCCGAGCACAGGATTCTCGCGATTGGCGCCGATGCGAAGATCGCCGAGGTGCTTCATGTCGCCGAAGGCACCGCCTGCCTGCAGATCGAGCGCCGCACCCGCATGAACGGTGCCTATGTGACGCTGGTCAAGCTCACCTATCCCGGCCAGGCTTACGAACTCGTGGCGAATTTCGCGCCTTCGCAGAGCTAA
- a CDS encoding chemotaxis protein, protein MLMNAQRNEIDCMAVRAGLEAKLTSAHGQLEKKFLDGGAVLISIMEILNRLIGSLDRLTGSLDENTTSETMGGIEATAKELGTLPAFEDSRQKGFVELASVCRAMQGSISEMREIMRYLRTFAISVKITAAGLDDFVGFADEIRERIQSGESEVNRFAKQVHDMHGQLEKAQEFSRRILKEYSDVVPRTVADLSGNAARISEHHGRLAEMANQVKQLARSVQGKITSVLSALQIGDITRQRIEHIQSMFQLFDEFVVGEGASLTESDKARIGEVIRQLAAAQMEETAADFQRECRNIHTNMARFVDDTREILRLRDGMTDSQDGGGENVLKALETGVAAAVELVAGVQDTSSQADAVAQSTSETAQSLLRGIEVIRTIKTDIHYMALNSNLRCSKLGDEGRSVNVVSAELRIYAGKLEVPADAVMNELQRLEAAAGAFSSDRGSGSGDITGPLSEALSAIRGVSGRMDAGIEELAREGQEVFTKVSAAISTLDFESELGDVIEDCVSHSASMASPHMIDISDLADNVADLGARIFKVYTMAQEREIHHGFLPVAAGGTVAAAPVLTGATSDEDLFEDALF, encoded by the coding sequence ATGTTGATGAATGCCCAGCGGAACGAGATCGATTGCATGGCCGTCAGGGCTGGCCTGGAGGCGAAACTGACCTCAGCGCACGGGCAGCTCGAGAAGAAATTTCTCGATGGTGGCGCCGTCCTGATCTCGATCATGGAGATCCTCAACCGCCTGATCGGATCGCTTGACCGGCTGACCGGCTCGCTCGACGAGAACACGACCAGCGAGACGATGGGCGGCATCGAGGCGACAGCGAAGGAACTTGGAACGCTGCCCGCTTTTGAAGACAGCCGCCAGAAGGGTTTCGTTGAACTCGCTTCCGTCTGTCGTGCCATGCAGGGCAGCATCAGCGAGATGCGCGAGATCATGCGCTATCTCCGCACCTTTGCGATCAGCGTGAAGATTACCGCCGCGGGGCTCGATGATTTCGTAGGGTTTGCCGATGAAATCCGCGAGCGCATCCAATCCGGCGAGAGCGAGGTCAATCGGTTTGCCAAGCAGGTGCACGACATGCACGGGCAGCTCGAGAAGGCCCAGGAATTCTCAAGAAGGATCCTGAAGGAATATTCGGACGTCGTTCCCCGTACGGTCGCCGACCTGAGCGGAAACGCAGCCAGGATTTCCGAGCATCACGGCAGGCTCGCTGAGATGGCAAATCAGGTGAAGCAGCTCGCCCGCAGTGTGCAGGGCAAGATCACCTCCGTCCTCTCCGCGCTGCAGATCGGCGACATCACCCGCCAGCGCATCGAGCATATCCAGTCGATGTTCCAGCTGTTCGACGAATTCGTTGTGGGCGAGGGCGCTTCGCTGACGGAGTCCGACAAGGCGAGGATCGGCGAGGTGATCAGGCAGCTCGCCGCAGCGCAGATGGAGGAAACGGCCGCGGATTTCCAGCGCGAATGCCGCAATATTCATACCAACATGGCGCGCTTCGTCGATGACACAAGGGAGATCCTGCGCCTTCGCGACGGCATGACCGATAGCCAGGATGGCGGCGGCGAGAATGTGCTCAAGGCGCTCGAAACCGGCGTTGCCGCTGCCGTTGAGCTGGTCGCCGGCGTTCAGGACACAAGTAGTCAGGCCGATGCGGTCGCACAATCGACGTCGGAGACCGCGCAAAGCCTGCTGCGCGGCATCGAGGTCATCCGCACGATCAAGACCGACATTCACTACATGGCACTCAATTCCAACCTGCGCTGCTCGAAACTGGGTGACGAGGGCCGATCGGTCAACGTGGTGAGCGCGGAATTGCGCATCTATGCGGGCAAGCTCGAAGTGCCCGCCGATGCGGTGATGAACGAATTGCAGCGGCTGGAAGCCGCCGCCGGTGCTTTCTCATCCGATCGTGGTTCGGGTTCTGGCGACATTACCGGCCCGCTGAGCGAGGCGCTGTCCGCCATTCGCGGCGTGAGCGGCCGCATGGATGCCGGCATCGAGGAACTGGCCCGGGAAGGCCAGGAAGTGTTCACCAAGGTCAGCGCGGCGATCTCGACGCTCGATTTCGAGAGCGAACTCGGCGACGTGATCGAGGATTGCGTTTCCCATTCCGCCAGCATGGCGAGCCCGCATATGATCGACATATCCGACCTTGCAGATAACGTGGCCGATCTCGGCGCTCGCATCTTCAAGGTCTACACGATGGCGCAGGAGCGCGAGATTCATCACGGCTTTCTGCCGGTAGCTGCCGGTGGCACTGTTGCAGCTGCGCCTGTCTTGACGGGTGCGACTTCCGACGAGGATCTTTTCGAGGACGCTTTGTTCTAA
- the hutI gene encoding imidazolonepropionase, producing MAAQQSSTIKVWRNARLATLDASRPGLGEIEHGAVAAEDGRIVFAGPERDMPGLANAEIVNCEGRWITPGLIDCHTHLVHAGNRAHEFELRLNGATYEEIARAGGGIVSSVRSLRQASEADLIRETLPRLDALMAEGVTTVEVKSGYGLDLQNEMKSLRAARALADARPVTVRTTFLGAHALPPEANGDKTAYIAKVINEMLPAIHAAGLADAVDGFCEGIAFSPGEIARVFDAATKLGMPVKLHADQLSDLDGAALAASYGALSADHLEYTSDAGAAAMAKSGTTAVILPGAYYFIRETKKPPIDAFRKHSTSMAIATDNNPGTSPLTSLLLTMNMAATFFHMTVEECIAGVTRNAATALGLQAETGTLSTGKWADLAIWDIDRPAELVYRMGFNPLWKRVWRGQ from the coding sequence ATGGCGGCGCAACAATCGAGCACGATAAAGGTCTGGCGCAATGCGCGGCTTGCAACGCTCGATGCCTCACGTCCGGGCCTCGGCGAGATCGAGCATGGCGCCGTTGCCGCAGAGGATGGCAGGATTGTCTTTGCCGGTCCAGAGCGCGACATGCCCGGCTTGGCGAATGCCGAAATCGTGAATTGCGAAGGTCGCTGGATCACGCCGGGCCTCATCGATTGCCACACCCATCTCGTCCATGCCGGCAACCGTGCCCATGAATTCGAACTGCGGCTCAATGGCGCGACCTATGAAGAAATCGCCCGCGCCGGCGGCGGTATCGTCTCTTCTGTAAGATCGCTGCGACAGGCATCCGAGGCAGACCTGATCCGCGAAACCCTCCCCCGGCTTGACGCACTGATGGCCGAGGGCGTCACCACGGTCGAGGTGAAATCCGGCTACGGCCTCGACCTCCAAAACGAGATGAAATCGCTGAGGGCCGCCCGCGCTTTGGCCGATGCACGCCCAGTCACTGTCCGCACCACCTTCCTCGGCGCGCACGCGCTGCCACCGGAAGCCAATGGCGACAAGACCGCTTACATCGCCAAGGTCATAAACGAGATGCTGCCCGCCATCCATGCGGCCGGACTGGCCGATGCGGTCGATGGCTTCTGCGAAGGCATCGCCTTTTCGCCGGGGGAAATAGCACGCGTCTTCGATGCCGCAACCAAGCTCGGAATGCCGGTCAAGCTCCACGCCGACCAGCTCTCGGACCTTGATGGCGCGGCACTCGCGGCAAGCTATGGCGCTTTGTCCGCCGATCATCTCGAATATACCAGCGATGCCGGCGCGGCGGCCATGGCCAAATCCGGCACAACAGCGGTCATCCTGCCGGGTGCCTATTACTTCATCCGCGAGACGAAGAAGCCGCCGATCGATGCCTTCCGCAAGCATAGCACATCGATGGCCATCGCCACCGACAACAACCCCGGCACCTCGCCGCTCACGTCGCTGTTGCTGACCATGAACATGGCCGCGACCTTTTTCCATATGACGGTCGAGGAATGCATCGCTGGTGTCACCCGTAACGCCGCCACGGCGCTCGGCCTGCAGGCCGAGACCGGCACATTGAGCACCGGCAAATGGGCCGACCTCGCCATCTGGGACATCGATCGCCCGGCCGAACTCGTCTACCGCATGGGTTTCAACCCGCTGTGGAAACGGGTCTGGCGCGGCCAGTAA
- a CDS encoding formimidoylglutamate deiminase — protein sequence MMAIFGEQVLTPDGWAENVRIVVDAGRIVSVKPNSTPEANDERHAIIVPGMANVHSHAFQRAMAGLTEMPGPGSDNFWSWRDLMYRFALSFSPDQIEAVASQLYVEMLEAGFTRVGEFHYLHHDKDGGHYADIAEHSARIAAAAQSTGIGLTLLPVFYAHSQFGGQAPGEGQRRFINDIDSFGRLLEGARKAVQTLNQSKVGIAPHSLRAATIEEIRGLQKLDFDGPIHIHIAEQVKEVEDSIAFSGQRPVEYLLANSDADARWCFIHATHMTDAETIGMAKRGVVAGLCPITEANLGDGFFQAPLFLEHGGTISVGSDSNVLIGVGDELRQLEYSQRPLRRARNVIATHGRSTGRTLFDETATGGAKALAYESGIATGKPADFVSLKPLFDAGYKADQVLDSWIFGEGMSVDGVWVHGRKLVSEGRHHARDGIGHRFGGVMKALLSQH from the coding sequence ATGATGGCGATTTTTGGCGAGCAGGTGCTGACACCAGATGGTTGGGCGGAGAATGTGCGGATCGTCGTGGATGCCGGCCGCATTGTCAGCGTCAAGCCGAATTCGACACCAGAAGCGAACGATGAGCGTCACGCCATCATCGTCCCGGGGATGGCCAATGTCCATAGCCACGCCTTCCAGCGCGCCATGGCCGGGCTCACCGAAATGCCGGGGCCGGGGAGTGATAATTTCTGGAGCTGGCGTGATCTCATGTACCGCTTCGCGCTGAGCTTCAGCCCCGACCAGATCGAGGCGGTCGCCAGCCAGCTTTATGTCGAAATGCTGGAGGCCGGTTTCACCCGTGTCGGCGAGTTCCACTATCTGCACCATGACAAGGACGGCGGGCACTATGCTGATATTGCAGAGCATTCGGCTCGCATCGCGGCGGCGGCCCAGAGCACGGGCATTGGCCTGACGCTGCTGCCGGTTTTCTATGCGCATTCGCAGTTCGGCGGCCAGGCGCCCGGTGAGGGGCAGCGCCGATTCATCAATGATATCGACAGCTTCGGCCGCCTGCTTGAGGGTGCTCGGAAAGCTGTTCAGACTTTGAATCAGTCCAAGGTCGGTATCGCGCCGCACAGTCTGCGGGCCGCGACGATCGAAGAGATCCGGGGACTCCAGAAACTGGATTTCGACGGGCCGATCCACATCCATATCGCCGAACAGGTGAAGGAAGTAGAGGATTCGATTGCCTTCTCCGGCCAGCGGCCGGTGGAATACCTGCTCGCCAATTCGGATGCCGATGCGCGCTGGTGTTTCATCCACGCCACCCACATGACGGATGCGGAAACGATCGGGATGGCCAAGCGCGGAGTGGTCGCAGGTCTTTGCCCGATCACGGAAGCCAATCTCGGCGATGGTTTCTTCCAGGCGCCGCTATTCCTCGAACATGGCGGGACAATATCCGTGGGTTCGGATTCCAACGTGCTGATCGGCGTCGGCGACGAATTGCGGCAGCTCGAATATTCGCAGCGTCCTCTGCGTCGTGCCCGCAACGTGATCGCCACCCATGGCCGTTCGACCGGACGCACCCTGTTCGACGAAACCGCGACGGGCGGCGCAAAGGCGCTCGCGTATGAATCCGGCATCGCCACCGGCAAGCCGGCGGATTTCGTCAGCCTCAAGCCACTCTTCGATGCCGGTTATAAGGCCGACCAGGTGCTGGACAGCTGGATATTCGGCGAAGGCATGTCTGTCGATGGCGTCTGGGTGCATGGCCGCAAGCTGGTGAGCGAGGGCAGGCACCATGCACGTGACGGCATCGGCCACCGCTTCGGCGGCGTGATGAAGGCACTGCTTTCGCAACATTGA
- the hisD gene encoding histidinol dehydrogenase, translating to MSDVSFHDYSTLDASGKAALIRRSEADLSFFLEKAQPIIDAVKTEGDAALIRFAREFDKSDVKPGALKVTEAEFDAAFGVVEKDVIEAIEFGITNIRHFHEEQKPEAMWLKEMRPGAFAGDRYTPIRSVALYIPRGKGAFPSVTMMTAVPAVVAGVPDIAIVTPPTPDGSVDAATLVAARLAGVSTVYKCGGAQAVAAVAYGTETVKPAIKIVGPGSPWVVAAKRLLSGIIDPGLPAGPSEALIFADDTVHGGLAALDLLIEAEHGPDSSAYLVTHSRRVVEEALAALPEHWGRMTEQRVEFSKAVLTGKYGGIILTSSADESIDFINDYAPEHLEILSTDPFAYLGRITEAAEVLMGPHTPVSIGNFGLGPNCVLPTSRNARSWGPLSVHDFVKRSSIGYVTASAYPEFAKHASTLARYEGFSSHEQAVSSVRDQYLGGK from the coding sequence ATGTCCGATGTGTCGTTCCACGATTATTCAACGCTCGATGCGTCGGGAAAGGCAGCCTTGATACGCCGATCCGAGGCCGACCTGTCGTTCTTCCTGGAAAAGGCGCAGCCGATCATCGATGCGGTGAAGACCGAGGGCGATGCGGCGCTGATCCGTTTTGCGCGCGAGTTCGACAAGTCGGATGTGAAGCCGGGCGCGCTGAAGGTCACCGAAGCCGAGTTCGATGCGGCGTTTGGGGTGGTCGAGAAGGATGTGATCGAGGCGATCGAATTCGGCATCACCAACATCCGGCATTTTCACGAGGAGCAGAAGCCGGAGGCGATGTGGCTGAAGGAGATGCGACCGGGCGCCTTTGCCGGCGACCGCTATACGCCGATCAGGTCGGTGGCGCTCTACATCCCGCGCGGCAAGGGTGCCTTCCCCTCGGTCACGATGATGACGGCCGTGCCCGCCGTGGTGGCCGGCGTGCCTGATATCGCCATTGTGACGCCGCCGACGCCGGACGGCTCGGTGGATGCGGCGACGCTTGTTGCTGCCCGGCTTGCCGGCGTTTCGACGGTGTACAAGTGTGGTGGAGCGCAGGCCGTGGCTGCTGTCGCCTATGGCACGGAGACGGTGAAGCCTGCGATCAAGATTGTCGGCCCAGGCAGCCCGTGGGTCGTGGCCGCCAAGCGATTGCTGTCGGGCATCATCGATCCCGGCCTGCCAGCGGGACCGTCCGAGGCGCTGATCTTTGCCGACGATACCGTTCATGGTGGCCTGGCGGCGCTTGATCTGCTGATCGAGGCCGAACATGGGCCGGATTCGTCGGCTTATCTGGTGACGCACAGCCGCCGGGTGGTGGAGGAGGCGCTTGCGGCACTGCCCGAACATTGGGGCCGGATGACCGAGCAGCGGGTGGAATTCTCCAAGGCGGTGCTGACCGGCAAATATGGCGGCATCATCCTGACTTCCAGTGCCGATGAGAGCATCGACTTCATCAACGACTATGCGCCGGAGCATCTGGAGATACTCTCTACCGATCCGTTCGCCTATCTCGGCCGGATCACCGAAGCTGCCGAGGTGCTGATGGGCCCGCATACCCCGGTGTCGATCGGCAATTTTGGCCTCGGCCCCAATTGCGTGCTGCCGACCAGCCGCAACGCCCGCAGCTGGGGGCCGCTCTCGGTGCATGACTTTGTCAAGCGCTCGTCGATCGGCTATGTCACGGCCTCGGCCTATCCGGAATTCGCCAAACACGCCAGTACGCTGGCGCGCTATGAAGGCTTCTCGTCGCATGAGCAGGCGGTCTCCAGCGTGCGCGACCAATATCTGGGCGGCAAATGA
- a CDS encoding ParA family protein gives MPVITFANTKGGAGKTTAVLLLSTELARLGYRVTILDSDPQRWITRWYETSDAPDNLKVIPYINASNIQTHLRDNKPDTDYFIVDLPGASSPLMAVAIGLSDHILVPIQGCAMDAKGGAQVLELLRYLEDKGGIRIDHSVVLSRVNSMVTTRALSAVKALLAERRVRVLDTPIIERSAYRDIFDYGGSLHGMDPERVSNLDKAKENAEMFAQEVLRLVPMRKAANAGQTAGSAVRSAA, from the coding sequence ATGCCGGTTATCACATTTGCCAATACCAAGGGCGGTGCGGGGAAGACGACGGCGGTGCTGCTGCTTTCGACCGAACTTGCGCGGCTTGGCTACAGGGTCACCATCCTCGACAGCGACCCGCAGCGCTGGATCACGCGCTGGTACGAGACGTCGGATGCGCCCGATAATCTCAAGGTCATTCCCTATATCAACGCCTCCAACATCCAGACACATCTGCGCGACAACAAGCCGGATACGGACTATTTCATTGTCGATCTTCCCGGCGCGTCCTCACCTCTGATGGCCGTCGCGATCGGTCTCTCCGATCATATCCTCGTTCCGATCCAGGGCTGCGCGATGGATGCCAAGGGCGGCGCCCAAGTGCTCGAATTGCTGCGCTATCTCGAAGACAAGGGCGGCATACGCATCGACCATTCGGTGGTCCTGTCGCGCGTCAATTCGATGGTGACCACCCGCGCGCTGTCTGCCGTCAAGGCGCTGCTTGCCGAGCGGCGCGTCCGCGTGCTCGACACCCCGATCATCGAACGTTCGGCCTATCGCGATATCTTCGATTACGGCGGTTCGCTCCATGGCATGGATCCGGAACGCGTCAGCAATCTCGACAAGGCCAAGGAAAACGCCGAGATGTTCGCCCAGGAAGTGCTGCGACTGGTGCCCATGCGCAAGGCAGCCAATGCCGGCCAAACTGCGGGCAGCGCTGTCCGCTCCGCAGCCTGA